The segment AATCTAGAGCAGCCTGACACAAAATGAGGACATTTGCGCTGAATTTCTACGCTTAGCAGTGTAAGCTAAAAGTGTAAGCCTAAATTCTTTCTCAAGATtccaatattttagtgagaaattacttctttctcaaaaactacgttatttcagagggagtcgtttttttgcaatgtttaatactatcaaaagctctccgtCGCTCTCAGGTTTTTATGCCCCctggaactctctgcctaaATATCTGAGAGATACAGTTTGACATTTCTCGCTTCCAAAGCTCtcttaaaacacatcttttcagattGGCCTTTGAACACATCTGAGAATTCTTTGATTGACCTgaaccggcgcctttgaatgttatACAGAGATAGTGTGCCTTACAAATACTGttactattataattatatttttggagtaattaccgaaCGTGTCGAGGGCCTTTAAAGAAGCAAGCCCCTAAGACCACACGGGGACACACAGCAGGCACCTGCATGTCTAATCTACAATACTTGAGCACAGTGTCTCCTCACGGTAAGGGGGGTTGACTGTATAAATGCTTCGGCAAATGCCAAGGGGCGATGGGGAGAGAGAGCACGAGACGAAAAAGAGGGGGGTAATTATATTTTACAGATATAACATGTAGATGTCGTCGAGCGATTTCATGCTTGTGTTGTCCTGTGTGGGAAGAGTGACGCCTTGGTTAAAGCTAAATGGATTTCATCTCGTTTAAATTTGTGAGATACATTCAGAGTCACtcctaaaataattttagttGAAATTAACCTAGCCCCGAGTCTGTTCTTTAATTTGGAGGGTGTGGGGTGGTGAAGAAAATAAATCTGGGTCTAGTTTAGATGAGTTCTTTATTCTAAAGAAACTTCCATTTTAAATGAGCCTTccgttcaaaacaaaaatgtcaaactATTATTGGGTGTCACGGCCGAGTTGTTTAAAGCATCAAAATCAATATATGGTCATCACAGTGATGGTTTCAAATCCAAGTCATGACTTGTGCAAGATTCTTTACtgcaattgcttctctttacccaggggtataaatgggtacctgcgtgggtagaggttgagattgtgtttgaaaaagccactggagcgccacggcaggccgggctgtatactccccaggaagctgagaaagattaaaggaatgttgttGGCCCAATTAcaaccagggcactaatgttaagTGCTactaactacatgtagttgttattattatattttggaTTATCATTACCTGTGATTGTCCATTAGTTGTTGCCGTTGCCGGTGCATCTTCCTGCACCACATcgtacaaacaaaacagtttcttGGCCATTTCCTCGTCGGCCGTTTCGGCTGCGGCGGCGGCCGCCTTCTTCTCTTTACTCAGCCTGTTCCATattttcaactttgagggcgtCCTTTTGACGGGTGCAGTCTTTTTAGGGGTTGGGTTCTTGGACTCTGTGTCAAGTTCATTCAGGTCGATGCCACGGAGGCTGGTGATGACGGCGTAACGGCGTGCATGGGCCGACTGCTGCTGGGCGCTGCGACACTTATCGCGAGCCTTTGATTTGGATTTGGATGATTTAGACTTGGAGGATGATTTTGAGGGCTTCGACGACGTGATGGTGGTGTTCTGTGTGGATTTCTTGATTGCGTCTTCAATTTGATGTGCGATCGGATCGTCCtgtcaaaaaacaacaacaaaataagttaaTTAAAACGAATTTGTAAACCTCAAAGTATCAGTGCTACTATCCCCTGCAACCgcggcaggcctgtatgcttcgttttttgaaagggcaagggcaccaaggcaatttctcctttACACATTTCTCATTACACATTTCTACTGAAGCAGTTCAccggcaccaaggcaatgaccagagggcatgggggcatgaaggcaatcatCTTCTTTGCTTCCGTTAAGTATCAGGCCAAAAACCCTGCATCCGGGGTCAAGAGAAACCAGGTCAGGTCGCTTATCAAAAACAAAGCGACACAAGCCTCGATTCTTACTTTATTAAAACGCAGGCTCACCATTTAGAGATAACACCTTGTAATCATACTGCATAAAAAGTAATCAACGACCAAGCACAGGCCCACAGGACATCAAGCCATTATTAAAATATCAAGGggctcttaaagggaaggttcgtGCTGATGAAAAAACATCTGATCTCCTCCAATTTATTATTACTTAGTGCAATTCCAACACTACTATGAACTCGAGTTTTCTGACAAAAATAGAATTGCATACAGTCATCAGTCCCTTTAGGCAGTGCTGTGGAATAAGTTTTGCCTGGGGTGAGTCCATAGTGTTAGCCAGACAATGCCAGAGGGATGTCTGGGTGTCTTATGAACACCCTGTTTGAAATTTGAAGTGACCCTGTTTTCAAAATCTGTCTTTTAGGCTACATGTCTAGaccaaaccagggcccaatttcatagcgctgcttaacggtaagcaaatttgcgtgcttactgtagaaGAAAAATTtccttaagccttagcgtatttcacaggttagcagaacaaTTGGgtggccatattgcgtgtttaccgtggatttgcattgtgacgtcatttatttccGTGCGGTgagcaccagaaggttagcatgccttctcgtgtgcttacggttagcagcgctatgaaatagaaattgaaCAGTAAGCCCAAAAGCGGCCGCTAAgtagtgctatgaaattgggcccaggtttcaAAAGCCAACACGTGGTTGTgaccgcaagtttactattatttacaGTGTATTCTTACATGTAGAATGTATTAAAAGTGAGCATTTTGACACCAACTTCTTTTTAATTGCCAGAGCAAATTTCGACACCCTCTTACAAAATCCTAGCTAAAACCTAGGGTATTTATACAAAATCCTAGCTAAAACCTTGGGTATATAGACGTCAAATAAATCCATAGCATTTACCAAGGGTGCCCTGTGTTGGGCAATGGTGCCCAAATACATCCTTACAGAGACcttcaatgggggggggggctgttgcACATTTCAGATGATGGAGCAACTGCATCCAGTGCCCCAGTTtgttctaatggaagtgcctcCCTTTTTCAGTAGTGCCCCAGTTtgttctaatggaagtgcctcCCCTTTTTCAgtaaaactgccttgcccttttaCCGTTAGATATCGATGCATTTATACAAGTACTTAGTTAATTAAGGTCCCGGTTAACGCAGGTAATTGGAtgataaaaaaatcaatcagcACTCCTGCAGCAGAAGGAGCAGTAAAGTCtggactacatgtatatatgcagTTCGATCAGAAAATCAGTACTGTGTTCCTTTCACTGTACAAGCTGAGGTAACAACATCCA is part of the Asterias rubens chromosome 4, eAstRub1.3, whole genome shotgun sequence genome and harbors:
- the LOC117289179 gene encoding probable RNA polymerase II nuclear localization protein SLC7A6OS; translation: MIAFMPPCPLVIALVPDDPIAHQIEDAIKKSTQNTTITSSKPSKSSSKSKSSKSKSKARDKCRSAQQQSAHARRYAVITSLRGIDLNELDTESKNPTPKKTAPVKRTPSKLKIWNRLSKEKKAAAAAAETADEEMAKKLFCLYDVVQEDAPATATTNGQSQAKTADKKGAANPDVILCNSVQMIREKLVIDDKSPETDYVYDLYYIEEGPVDLNAATIGMHTGPDQELIYEHFVEQEQFEMYEDDSDSNEEGNWRNDYPEDEPDKRHPDLFDELIDDYCYGDQSSDDDFGEYSDYKKRPGRNMLNYNDDDLDCYS